A single window of Cheilinus undulatus linkage group 12, ASM1832078v1, whole genome shotgun sequence DNA harbors:
- the LOC121518957 gene encoding cyclic nucleotide-gated cation channel-like, giving the protein MTGQPAERERSPHNLSVKATLEEEIERAESILSRVPSVCDDTSSELQRVAALDPHEGNSRNSFQRSGAISRLVSLVLRLREWAHRSLLEEEERPDSFLERFRGPELRIAPSRSSNTQPDANGNNTKGIFRKKWDLFVVSPADNAYYRWLFVIATAVLYNWFLVVARACFDKLQVSNYICWLVLDYISDLVYIMDTCVRLRTGFLEQGLLVKDHAKLRDSYVRTLQFKLDILSILPTDLAYISTGIHTPQLRFNRLLRFPRMFEFFDRTETRTNYPNIFRICNLVLYILVIIHWNACIYYAISKSLGFGSDTWVFPNISKPEYSSLTRSYVYCLYWSTLTLTTIGEMPAPVRDEEYLFVVFDFLVGVLIFATIVGNVGSMIANMNATRAEFQARIDAIKHYMHFRKVSKELETRVIKWFDYLWTNKKAVDEQEVLKNLPNKLRAEIAINVHLETLKKVRIFQDCEAGLLVELVLKLRPQVFSPGDYICRKGDIGKEMYIIKEGKLAVVGDDGVTQYALLTAGSCFGEISILNIKGSKMGNRRTANIRSLGYSDLFCLSKDDLMEAVTEYPDAKTVLEERGREILMKEGLLDENAESGGLQKEDTEEKVERLESSLDTLQTRFARLLSEYTHTQLRLKQRITLLERQLNQTDCGADASDDNDAGAETTNETNSGPDGSSRWNGAQKEDIKRPTSKH; this is encoded by the exons ATGACTGGTCAGCCAGCTGAGAGGGAGCGGTCTCCTCACAATCTGTCAGTGAAGGCAACACTGGAGGAGGAGATCGAGAGAGCTGAGAGTATTCTGAGCAG GGTACCATCTGTGTGTGATGACACATCCTCAGAGCTACAAAGGGTCGCTGCTCTCGACCCTCATGAAGGAAACTCCAGAAACTCTTTTCAAAGGAGTGGAGCGATCTCAAG ACTGGTGAGCCTGGTTTTGAGACTGAGGGAATGGGCACATAGAAGCCTGttagaggaggaggaaagaccAGACTCTTTCCTAGAGAGATTTCGTGGTCCTGAGCTGAGAATCGCCCCGAGCCGCAGCAGCAACACACAGCCTGATGCAAATGGTAACAACACCAAAGGGATCTTTAG GAAAAAATGGGATCTCTTTGTGGTGTCTCCAGCCGATAATGCTTACTACCGCTGGTTGTTTGTCATTGCCACAGCTGTGCTCTACAACTGGTTCCTTGTTGTAGCCAG GGCGTGCTTTGACAAGTTACAGGTGAGCAATTACATCTGTTGGCTGGTGTTGGACTACATCTCTGACCTTGTGTACATCATGGACACCTGCGTCCGACTACGCAcag GTTTTCTGGAACAAGGTTTGCTGGTGAAGGACCATGCCAAGCTTAGAGACAGCTACGTCCGAACATTACAGTTCAAGCTGGACATTTTGTCCATCCTGCCCACTGACCTGGCTTATATCTCCACTGGCATCCACACCCCACAGCTCAGGTTTAACCGCCTGCTGCGCTTCCCACGCATGTTTGAATTCTTTGACCGCACAGAAACGCGCACTAACTACCCCAACATCTTCCGCATCTGTAACCTGGTGCTCTACATCCTGGTCATCATTCACTGGAACGCCTGCATCTATTATGCTATCTCTAAATCTCTGGGGTTTGGCTCGGACACGTGGGTGTTTCCAAACATCTCCAAACCAGAGTATTCCTCGCTGACTCGGAGTTATGTCTACTGTCTGTACTGGTCCACACTTACTCTCACCACAATCGGAGAGATGCCAGCACCAGTGCGAGATGAGGAGTACCTTTTTGTGGTCTTTGACTTTCTTGTTGGAGTGCTGATATTTGCCACAATTGTTGGAAATGTTGGCTCCATGATTGCCAACATGAATGCCACTCGTGCCGAGTTTCAGGCTCGGATAGATGCCATCAAGCACTACATGCACTTCCGCAAAGTCAGTAAAGAACTGGAGACACGTGTGATTAAATGGTTTGACTACCTCTGGACCAATAAGAAAGCTGTAGACGAGCAGGAAGTGCTGAAGAACTTGCCAAACAAACTGCGGGCTGAGATTGCTATTAATGTTCACCTGGAGACACTGAAGAAAGTACGGATTTTTCAAGACTGTGAGGCAGGACTGCTGGTTGAGCTCGTGCTCAAACTCCGCCCGCAGGTCTTCAGCCCAGGAGACTACATCTGCAGGAAAGGGGACATAGGGAAGGAGATGTATATCATTAAAGAGGGGAAGCTGGCTGTGGTGGGCGATGACGGGGTCACACAGTATGCTCTCCTCACAGCCGGGAGCTGCTTCGGGGAAATCAGCATCCTGAACATAAAGGGAAGCAAGATGGGGAACCGGCGTACAGCCAACATTCGCAGCTTGGGTTACTCTgatctcttctgtctctccaAGGACGACTTGATGGAGGCTGTGACCGAGTACCCAGATGCTAAGACTGTTCTAGAGGAGAGGGGCAGAGAGATCCTGATGAAGGAGGGTCTGCTGGATGAGAACGCAGAGAGCGGTGGGCTGCAAAAAGAGGACACAGAGGAGAAGGTGGAGAGGCTGGAATCCTCTCTGGACACTCTTCAGACTCGTTTTGCCCGTCTGCTCAGCGAGTACACGCACACTCAGCTGCGGCTGAAACAGCGCATCACTCTGCTGGAGCGGCAGCTGAACCAAACAGACTGTGGAGCAGATGCAAGCGATGACAATGACGCAGGTGCAGAGACTACCAATGAAACTAACTCTGGACCTGATGGGTCTTCACGTTGGAATGGTGCGCAAAAAGAGGACATAAAGAGACCAACATCAAAACATTAA